A genomic window from Halodesulfovibrio sp. includes:
- the speA gene encoding biosynthetic arginine decarboxylase — translation MYEVRQLAKKNALQQWSIDDSAELYGIRNWGAGYFDITDRGDVAIHPFGRGSNVAVSIPEVIRELKERGLELPVLLRIENILDSQISSLHNSFRDAISTLDYQGEYRGVFPIKVNQQQQVLEEIANFGSSFHHGFEVGSKAELIAAISQMRDHKACLVCNGYKDEEFIDLGLHAMRMGFNCIFVMEMGWELATLLERAELLGVEPQIGVRVKLSAKGGGHWTASGGERSSFGLSMSQITDIIDTLKEQNKLHCLKLLHYHLGSQIPNIRNIRSAVQEASRVYAELVQEGAPMGYIDLGGGLAVDYDGSHTNYVSSRNYSVNEYAMDVVEAVMTTLDKQNIPHPHIITESGRAVVAYYSVLLFNILDVSKIEDGCVPGELPENTPEAIVSMYEAYNSLTLRNLQEAYNDALFYRDEVRRMFLDGRVNLRQRTLADNIFWAITKAVAKLKNKLKIVPKELEEIDTALADIYYANFSVFQSLPDAWAIDQLFPVMPLHRLKEEPTRHAIISDITCDSDGKLDTFIDPKGEKPLLDLHPMKNGDEYYLGAFLVGAYQETLGDLHNLFGDTNVVSIRMYEDGSYEFVREIEGDTVGELLEYVEYDQRRIMEDLRSMAEQAVREGRITATERYSLLQAFYAGLRGYTYFEK, via the coding sequence ATGTATGAGGTACGACAGTTGGCAAAGAAAAACGCCCTCCAGCAGTGGAGTATTGATGACTCTGCTGAACTGTATGGCATCCGCAATTGGGGTGCCGGTTACTTTGACATTACTGACCGTGGCGACGTTGCCATCCACCCGTTTGGACGTGGCAGCAACGTAGCTGTCAGTATCCCCGAGGTCATTAGAGAGCTTAAAGAACGCGGTCTTGAGCTGCCGGTTCTTTTACGTATTGAGAACATTCTCGATTCTCAGATTTCTTCTCTGCACAATTCTTTTAGAGACGCCATTTCCACGCTGGACTATCAGGGTGAATACCGAGGCGTTTTCCCTATTAAAGTCAACCAGCAACAGCAGGTTCTTGAAGAGATAGCCAACTTTGGCTCATCCTTCCATCACGGTTTTGAGGTAGGCAGTAAGGCTGAACTTATCGCCGCAATATCTCAAATGCGTGACCACAAAGCATGTCTTGTCTGCAACGGATACAAGGATGAGGAATTCATCGACCTTGGACTTCATGCCATGCGCATGGGCTTCAACTGTATCTTTGTTATGGAGATGGGCTGGGAACTGGCTACACTGCTGGAGCGTGCCGAACTGCTCGGTGTTGAGCCGCAGATCGGGGTACGTGTAAAGCTTTCTGCAAAAGGCGGCGGTCATTGGACTGCATCCGGTGGCGAACGTTCTTCGTTCGGGCTTTCCATGTCTCAGATTACAGACATCATCGACACCCTGAAAGAGCAGAACAAGCTGCATTGTCTTAAGCTGCTGCATTACCATTTAGGGTCACAGATTCCTAACATCCGTAATATTCGTTCAGCAGTTCAGGAAGCTTCCCGCGTATACGCAGAGCTTGTGCAGGAAGGCGCACCAATGGGCTACATTGACCTTGGTGGCGGACTCGCCGTTGACTATGACGGTTCACACACAAACTATGTCTCCAGCCGAAACTACAGCGTCAATGAATATGCTATGGATGTTGTAGAAGCGGTTATGACTACGCTCGACAAACAGAATATTCCGCATCCGCACATCATAACCGAATCCGGTCGTGCTGTTGTGGCGTACTATTCTGTTCTGCTTTTCAATATCCTTGATGTAAGCAAAATCGAAGACGGCTGTGTTCCGGGTGAATTACCGGAGAACACACCGGAAGCTATTGTCAGCATGTACGAGGCATATAACTCGCTCACGCTACGCAACCTTCAGGAAGCGTATAACGACGCGCTGTTCTACCGTGATGAAGTTCGCCGCATGTTCCTTGACGGAAGAGTCAACCTTCGCCAGCGTACTCTGGCGGACAACATCTTCTGGGCAATTACCAAAGCCGTTGCCAAGCTGAAAAACAAATTAAAAATAGTCCCCAAAGAGCTGGAAGAAATTGATACAGCTCTTGCTGATATATATTACGCAAACTTCAGTGTATTCCAGTCCCTTCCGGACGCATGGGCGATTGACCAGCTTTTCCCTGTGATGCCGTTGCATCGCCTGAAAGAAGAGCCAACACGCCACGCTATCATTTCGGATATCACATGCGATTCTGACGGAAAACTGGACACCTTTATCGATCCTAAAGGCGAAAAACCTCTGCTTGATCTGCACCCAATGAAAAACGGTGACGAATACTACCTCGGCGCGTTTCTCGTCGGTGCATATCAGGAAACCCTTGGCGATCTGCACAACCTTTTCGGTGACACCAATGTTGTCAGCATACGCATGTATGAAGACGGCAGTTACGAGTTTGTCAGGGAAATCGAAGGTGATACTGTTGGTGAACTGCTTGAATACGTAGAATACGATCAACGCAGAATTATGGAAGACCTGCGCTCCATGGCTGAACAGGCTGTTCGGGAAGGACGCATCACTGCCACAGAACGGTATAGTCTTCTACAAGCATTCTACGCCGGTTTACGCGGCTACACATATTTTGAAAAATAA
- a CDS encoding VOC family protein — protein sequence MKFGIDHLTLNVDSPDVCVQFYSKVLGLPPENYEEWKEGKAKFPSVRLNANNMIHFFPPEMWEELGDLICTPGKANHVCIAYERKEWKKLLERLNAHKITPRGPFNLMGARGKGTSIFVDDPEGFTIELKVYDEE from the coding sequence ATGAAGTTTGGAATAGATCATCTGACACTCAACGTAGACAGCCCTGACGTATGCGTACAATTTTACAGCAAGGTTTTAGGATTACCTCCTGAAAATTATGAAGAATGGAAAGAAGGCAAAGCCAAATTCCCTTCCGTAAGGCTGAACGCCAATAACATGATACACTTCTTTCCTCCTGAAATGTGGGAAGAGCTTGGCGACCTTATCTGTACGCCGGGTAAAGCAAATCACGTTTGCATTGCATATGAACGAAAAGAATGGAAAAAATTACTCGAGCGTTTGAATGCACACAAGATAACGCCAAGAGGTCCTTTCAACCTCATGGGCGCGCGCGGAAAAGGTACATCTATCTTTGTTGATGACCCAGAAGGATTCACAATAGAATTGAAGGTTTATGACGAAGAATAA
- the nspC gene encoding carboxynorspermidine decarboxylase, with product MDRNYLQKLRPERLPSPCFVVDEAKLAENAAILDSVQQRTGAKILLALKGFATFSTFPVLNDILHGTCASSPHEARLGREEFGGEVHSFAAAYSDDDMAKLIQYSDHIVFNSFAQLRKYRPLIQTAERDIKIGVRVNPQHSEGAVPIYDPCSPGSRLGVRLEHFDENDLEGVSGLHFHTLCEQDADALDRTLEAVEKQFGHILHNMEWLNFGGGHHITREDYDLDRLCACIERAQSRYNVQVYLEPGEAVALDAGILVTTVLDIIQADMDIAILDASAACHMPDVLEMPYRPFVIDSDTKGTKAYSYRFAGKSCLAGDVIGEYSFDAPLNVGDRLAFTDMAIYSMVKTNTFNGLQLPAIARYNPNSGDLHIVREFGYEDFKCRLS from the coding sequence ATGGACAGAAATTACCTTCAAAAATTAAGACCGGAGCGTTTGCCTTCTCCATGCTTTGTTGTGGATGAGGCAAAACTTGCGGAAAACGCGGCAATACTGGACTCCGTTCAGCAACGTACAGGAGCAAAAATTCTCCTTGCGCTCAAAGGATTCGCTACGTTCAGCACCTTTCCGGTACTGAACGATATCCTGCACGGAACCTGCGCCAGTTCTCCACATGAAGCGCGACTGGGACGTGAAGAATTTGGCGGCGAAGTGCACAGCTTCGCCGCTGCATACTCCGATGACGATATGGCAAAACTTATCCAGTACTCCGATCACATCGTATTCAACTCTTTTGCCCAGCTCCGCAAATATCGCCCGCTCATTCAGACAGCAGAACGAGACATCAAAATAGGTGTGCGTGTTAATCCGCAGCACTCCGAAGGTGCAGTCCCTATTTATGACCCGTGCTCACCGGGGTCACGTCTTGGCGTGCGCCTTGAGCATTTTGACGAGAACGACCTTGAAGGCGTTTCCGGTCTGCACTTCCATACTCTTTGCGAACAGGATGCCGACGCTCTTGATCGCACATTGGAAGCTGTAGAAAAACAGTTCGGGCATATCCTGCACAACATGGAATGGCTCAACTTTGGCGGCGGGCATCACATCACCCGTGAAGATTACGACCTTGATCGCCTGTGTGCGTGTATAGAACGTGCTCAATCACGATACAATGTTCAGGTCTATCTCGAACCGGGGGAAGCTGTCGCACTGGATGCCGGAATTCTCGTAACAACGGTACTCGACATTATTCAAGCAGACATGGACATTGCCATTCTGGACGCATCTGCCGCATGCCACATGCCGGATGTGCTTGAAATGCCGTATCGCCCGTTCGTGATTGATTCCGATACAAAAGGTACAAAAGCATATTCGTATCGATTTGCAGGGAAGTCCTGCCTTGCCGGTGATGTAATCGGGGAATATTCTTTTGATGCTCCTCTGAACGTCGGGGATCGTCTCGCATTTACCGATATGGCAATCTATTCCATGGTGAAAACAAACACCTTTAACGGGCTGCAATTGCCTGCAATTGCCCGTTACAATCCCAATTCCGGTGATCTGCATATTGTACGCGAATTTGGATACGAAGACTTTAAGTGCCGACTGTCGTAG
- a CDS encoding saccharopine dehydrogenase family protein gives MSKVLIIGAGGVGGVCVHKCAQVPEVFSEIVLASRTISKCDAIAASVKERTGRDIITDSVDADNVPELVELINKHKPVLVINLALPYQDLTIMDACLETGVHYLDTANYEPIDEAKFEYKWQWEYQERFKEKGLMALLGSGFDPGVTNVFCAHAMKHQFDEIHQLDIIDCNAGDHGHPFATNFNPEINIREVTANGRYWEHGEWIETDPLSFSMNYDFPEGIGPKKCFLMYHEELESLVKHLKGLKRARFWMTFSEQYLNHLKVLENVGMTRIDTVKYNGQDIVPLKFLKEVLPEPAGLGKRTKGRTCIGCRIKGIKDGEPKDYYIYNICDHEEAFKEVASQAVSYTTGVPAMIGAMLMLTGKWTGEGVFNMEELDPDPFMEKLNIHGLPWTEITFKN, from the coding sequence ATGTCCAAAGTGTTGATTATCGGCGCTGGCGGCGTCGGTGGCGTATGTGTACACAAGTGTGCACAGGTTCCTGAAGTATTTTCTGAAATCGTCCTCGCTTCCAGAACAATTTCCAAATGCGATGCCATTGCAGCTTCCGTTAAGGAACGTACTGGTCGTGACATTATTACTGACAGCGTTGACGCTGATAACGTGCCTGAACTTGTAGAGCTTATTAACAAGCACAAGCCGGTTCTGGTTATCAACCTTGCGTTGCCGTATCAGGATCTCACCATCATGGACGCATGTCTTGAAACAGGCGTGCACTACCTTGATACTGCTAACTACGAGCCTATCGACGAAGCTAAGTTCGAATACAAATGGCAGTGGGAATATCAGGAGCGTTTCAAAGAGAAAGGTCTTATGGCACTTCTCGGCTCCGGCTTCGATCCAGGTGTAACCAACGTATTTTGTGCGCATGCAATGAAACATCAGTTTGATGAAATCCATCAGCTGGACATCATCGACTGCAACGCAGGCGATCACGGACATCCATTTGCAACCAACTTCAATCCGGAAATTAACATCCGCGAAGTAACAGCAAATGGTCGCTACTGGGAACACGGTGAATGGATTGAAACTGATCCTCTCAGCTTCTCCATGAATTATGACTTCCCTGAAGGCATCGGTCCTAAAAAGTGTTTCCTCATGTACCACGAGGAACTGGAATCTCTGGTAAAACACCTGAAAGGACTCAAGCGTGCACGCTTCTGGATGACATTCTCCGAGCAGTACCTGAACCATCTGAAAGTGCTTGAAAACGTCGGCATGACCCGTATCGATACCGTAAAATACAACGGTCAGGACATTGTGCCTCTCAAGTTCCTGAAAGAAGTTCTTCCAGAACCTGCTGGTCTTGGCAAACGCACAAAAGGGCGTACCTGCATCGGTTGTCGCATTAAAGGCATCAAAGACGGTGAGCCTAAAGATTACTACATCTACAACATCTGCGACCATGAAGAAGCATTCAAAGAAGTAGCTTCTCAGGCTGTTTCCTACACCACAGGTGTGCCAGCCATGATCGGCGCAATGCTCATGCTCACAGGCAAGTGGACAGGCGAAGGTGTCTTCAACATGGAAGAGCTTGACCCAGACCCATTCATGGAAAAACTGAACATTCACGGTCTCCCATGGACAGAAATTACCTTCAAAAATTAA